Below is a genomic region from bacterium.
CCGTGCTTTTGACCGGGAAAATCCTGGTCCTCTATCTTGGAAAGCTGCTTCTTCCCCTCGGCCTGTCCAGCCGCTACGTATTTCCCGTGAGCAAACTGTCGGACCTTTTCACCCTCTCCTCGCTTTTGGCCGCAGCTCTTCTGCTGCTCTTTCTGGGAGGGCTCGTCTTTCTGTGGCGGCGGAACAGGTCTCTGGCCTTTCCCGGCTGCTGGTTCCTGATCACCCTTGCGCCGGTAGCCAATCTTGTCCCCACCAGCACCCAGATGGCAGACCGCTATATGTACCTGCCTTCGGTAGGCTATGGTCTGGCGATCGGGCTTGTAGCCTTTGCTGTAAGCAGGCGGGTGCGGTTACGGGAGAGGGGGAGGCGACTGCTCCAGACCGCCATTATCCTTGCGGTGGCGGGCATGGTTGTACTCTACGGATCACTGACCCTGACCAGAAACCGCGTCTGGCGCACTGACCGCACCCTGTGGGAAGATGCCCTGGCCAAGGATCCCGGCAATTACTGGGCGGCCACTTTTCTGGCCAATACCTATATGACCGAAGCCCAAAAGAGCCGGGATGCTCAGGAGAGAGAAAAGAACCTCAAGCAGGCCAAGGCCCTGTTTCTCCAGGCTATCCGACAGGAGCCCTCGTTCGCTCAGGCATTATTGGGAATGGGCAGCGCCCTGCTCGATGAAGGAAATGCCCAGGAAGCCATTACCTACTTATGGCAGGCCAGGATGTGGAGCAACGAACTGGATCAGTCCCTGCGGATCGAGCACAATCTCGGAGTCGCCTACATCAAGACCAATCAATTCAGGGCTGCGGAAGAGGTCTTCACCTCCATCACCCGGAAAGACCCGGCCTTCGTTCCCGCTTACTTCTCCCTGGGCAAGCTCTACTTATGCTTCGGCACCAGTGAAGGGTATCAAAAGGCGGCTGAGCAGTACCGCCGGGCAATCGCGGTTTCACCCCGGGATCCGCAAGGCTACTTCTATCTGGGCATAACTCAGGAGCTTCTGGGAGACTGTTCCCAGGCCCTGGTCAATTACCGGGAGGCGCTCCGGCTGGCCGCAGAAGAGGCTTCATCTGCAAGCAGGATGATGGTCAGTCCGGCAGATATCCACCTCAGCCTGGCCGGGCTCTACCATCGCCTCCAGGACTATCCGAAAGCGATCGAGCACTACCGCGAGTTCCTGCGGCTCGATCCCCAAAACCCCAGGGCTGAATTCGTCCGGTCGGTTATCCTCTCGCTCGGCGGATGAAAAGCCGGTAAAAAAATTGTCCCTTCTCCCCTCTAATCCAGGGAGAAGGGACAAAAAGCAATATCAGTTATCTCAAGCAGAGCTATCAAATTACCGGCGGTAATAAGGTAGCTGCAAATGAACCTGTCCCGATAACCGTGGTGCTATTGATCTGCGTATAAGTACCGGTCATTTCAGTGGGAGAGGTAAGTGTGCAAACCAGGTCAAGCTGAATGGTCTGGCTGCCAATTCCGATAGCGGAACCGGAAAGAATGATCTGGGTGTTGAGTATCTCTCCAGTTACCGGTACCAGGACTCCAAGGTTCGGGTTACCCAGCATCTGTACATAACCGGTAACAGTGGTTGTTAATACCGGATCTACAACAAGATTCAACGTCATAGGCCCTGTGACATAGGCTACCGTCTTTGTGGAACCGGACCAGGTACCTGACCATGTTCCAGCTTGTTCGGCAAGACCGTATCTCAGGCTCAAGCCACCCAGTCCGCCATACAGCCCGCCAAGGCCATAGAGCCCGCCAAGGCCGTACA
It encodes:
- a CDS encoding tetratricopeptide repeat protein, which codes for MEPSPITAIPSSAHPPSGQLSSGRLILTIVLLVVLGSFCYANSLKNSLLQWDDHHYLMDNPYIHTISWPNIKAILTKPYFKNYSPLHILSYQIDYHFWKFRPEGYRMVNILLHLASTILIFLLIFEWYQTYSVALTTAAIFAVHTIHVESVVWISARKDVLSALFFFLSLYGYSRFSRFRDMRHRGRAQWSWYALSLAAACLALLSKPVTVMLPLILVLHELCFRREEKPFRWRAILPFFLLAALLAAVTYRAQSAEVMHYVGNSFALSVLLTGKILVLYLGKLLLPLGLSSRYVFPVSKLSDLFTLSSLLAAALLLLFLGGLVFLWRRNRSLAFPGCWFLITLAPVANLVPTSTQMADRYMYLPSVGYGLAIGLVAFAVSRRVRLRERGRRLLQTAIILAVAGMVVLYGSLTLTRNRVWRTDRTLWEDALAKDPGNYWAATFLANTYMTEAQKSRDAQEREKNLKQAKALFLQAIRQEPSFAQALLGMGSALLDEGNAQEAITYLWQARMWSNELDQSLRIEHNLGVAYIKTNQFRAAEEVFTSITRKDPAFVPAYFSLGKLYLCFGTSEGYQKAAEQYRRAIAVSPRDPQGYFYLGITQELLGDCSQALVNYREALRLAAEEASSASRMMVSPADIHLSLAGLYHRLQDYPKAIEHYREFLRLDPQNPRAEFVRSVILSLGG